In Tachysurus fulvidraco isolate hzauxx_2018 chromosome 3, HZAU_PFXX_2.0, whole genome shotgun sequence, a single window of DNA contains:
- the lrrc30a gene encoding leucine-rich repeat-containing protein 30a isoform X2, with protein MGGKKSKAATSKDVKLVGRKNTACEETLTSSDRIRKHIVMQFGYNVLSFARQVLQNLVVLNLWGNQLTSLPPEIGQLRNLKCQDLRACLRFPGAC; from the exons ATGGGAGGAAAGAAATCGAAGGCAGCCACAAGCAAGGACGTAAAACTTGTAGGAAGAAAGAATACAGCATGTGAGGAAACCCTGACATCATCCGACAGGATTCGCAAGCACATTGTGATGCAATTTGGTTACAATGTGCTGAGCTTCGCTCGACAAG TCCTTCAGAACCTGGTGGTACTTAACCTGTGGGGTAACCAGCTCACCAGTCTGCCCCCTGAGATTGGGCAACTCAGGAACCTAAAG TGCCAGGACTTGAGGGCATGTTTAAGGTTCCCAGGAGCATGTTAA
- the lrrc30a gene encoding leucine-rich repeat-containing protein 30a isoform X1, which produces MGGKKSKAATSKDVKLVGRKNTACEETLTSSDRIRKHIVMQFGYNVLSFARQVLQNLVVLNLWGNQLTSLPPEIGQLRNLKVLFAYHNHLTDIPEELGSCTNLEVLSLANNQLASLPDSLTALTNLQKLNLSHNNIVYIPACVYSMKKLVFLHVACNRLENIAEHIQALADLKILIVEENCIHCLPKMLCYLTKLELLNVDYNDIQNVPAEMHQLNRLQKLASHPLDKGLHIMHNPLLKPIKEVLDGGLQALYNYLKGN; this is translated from the exons ATGGGAGGAAAGAAATCGAAGGCAGCCACAAGCAAGGACGTAAAACTTGTAGGAAGAAAGAATACAGCATGTGAGGAAACCCTGACATCATCCGACAGGATTCGCAAGCACATTGTGATGCAATTTGGTTACAATGTGCTGAGCTTCGCTCGACAAG TCCTTCAGAACCTGGTGGTACTTAACCTGTGGGGTAACCAGCTCACCAGTCTGCCCCCTGAGATTGGGCAACTCAGGAACCTAAAGGTACTCTTTGCATACCACAATCACCTAACAGATATCCCTGAGGAGCTTGGCTCTTGTACCAATTTGGAAGTCTTGAGTTTGGCAAACAACCAGCTTGCAAGTCTCCCAGATAGTCTGACTGCTCTCACGAACCTGCAGAAGCTCAACCTAAGCCACAACAATATTGTGTATATCCCAGCATGTGTCTATTCCATGAAAAAGTTGGTCTTCTTGCATGTGGCCTGCAATAGGTTGGAGAACATTGCAGAACATATCCAAGCACTGGCTGATCTAAAGATCCTCATTGTGGAAGAGAACTGTATTCACTGTCTGCCGAAGATGCTTTGCTATCTAACAAAGTTAGAATTGCTCAATGTGGATTATAATGACATTCAGAATGTTCCTGCTGAAATGCACCAACTGAACAGGCTGCAGAAACTAGCTTCACATCCACTGGATAAAGGACTCCATATCATGCATAACCCTCTGCTCAAGCCAATTAAAGAGGTGTTAGATGGAGGACTCCAAGCTCTTTATAACTATCTCAAGGGCAACTGA